In the genome of Hydrogenophaga sp. PBL-H3, the window GGCACGCGCTGACGTCACGGCCTTTGTCGCGCTGGGTGCCAATCTCGGCGATGCCGAGCAGGCCCTGCGCGGTGCCTTGAAAGCGTTGGACGAGACGCCCGGCATTCGCGTGTTGCGGGCATCCAGCCTGTACCGCACAGCACCCGTGCAATCCACTGGGCCCGACTACGTCAACGCCGTGGCCGAGGTCTCGACCACCCTCAATGCAATGGCCTTGCTCGACGCCCTGCAAGCTATCGAGCAACGGGCTGGCCGCGAACGCCCCTACCGCAATGCGCCGCGCACGCTGGACATGGACCTGCTGCTGTTTGGGGGCGCGCGCATCGAGTCACCCCGTTTGACGGTGCCGCACTCGCGCATGGGGCAGCGCGCGTTTGTGCTGGTACCGCTGGCCGAGATTGCGCCAGCGCTGGTCAGCACCGGGCAGCTGGCCGCCGTGGCCGACCAAGCGATCGAAACCCTTTAAGGCGCCAGGCGCTCGCGCAGCCATCCGCCATCGGCCTGCGCGGTGTAACGCAGCCGATCATGCAGGCGGCTCTTGCGGCCTTGCCAGAACTCCCAGCGCTCGGGCTTGAGGCGGTAGCCGCCCCAGTGCGGGGGGCGCGGCGGCTGCAGCAGGAACTGCGCGCCGTACTTCGCTGCGTTGGTCACCAGCACCGTGCGGCCTTCGATCACCTGGCTTTGTGGGCTGGCCCAGGCGCCGATGCGGCTGTCGAGCGGGCGGCTGTGGAAGTACTCGTCGCTCTCGGCGTCGCTGACCTTCTCCACCACGC includes:
- the folK gene encoding 2-amino-4-hydroxy-6-hydroxymethyldihydropteridine diphosphokinase; translation: MARADVTAFVALGANLGDAEQALRGALKALDETPGIRVLRASSLYRTAPVQSTGPDYVNAVAEVSTTLNAMALLDALQAIEQRAGRERPYRNAPRTLDMDLLLFGGARIESPRLTVPHSRMGQRAFVLVPLAEIAPALVSTGQLAAVADQAIETL